From Nocardioides daedukensis, the proteins below share one genomic window:
- a CDS encoding ATP-dependent DNA ligase — translation MDLPVMPPVRPMLAKPVKTIPDPAKHGGLSFEPKWDGFRCIVFKDGDEVELASRNTKPLTRYFPEVVAAAREQLPERCVLDGELFVALTRPGSDPRLEFEVLQERIHPAASRIEMLAEKTPASFVAFDLLALGDTSYVDRPFAERRAALEQALAGLDGPCHLTRTTTDPVEAERWFEQFEGAGLDGVIAKPLEATYQPNARTMMKIKHSRTADVVLAGYREHKTSTPENPLLGSLLLGLYADGELQHVGVSASFTAVRRAELMAELQPLVCDIAEHPWGRWNEFLTANPDRIPGTQSRWSAGKDLSFTPLRPERVLEVGYDHMEGRRFRHTAQFKRWRPDREPTSCGYDQLEEPVGYDLSRILSTTPGGES, via the coding sequence GCTCTCCTTCGAGCCCAAGTGGGACGGGTTCCGCTGCATCGTCTTCAAGGACGGGGACGAGGTCGAGCTGGCCTCGCGCAACACCAAGCCGCTGACCCGCTACTTCCCCGAGGTCGTGGCCGCCGCACGCGAGCAACTGCCCGAGCGTTGCGTCCTCGACGGCGAGCTCTTCGTCGCACTCACCCGCCCCGGGTCGGACCCCAGGCTCGAGTTCGAGGTGCTGCAGGAGCGGATTCATCCGGCGGCCTCACGCATCGAGATGCTCGCCGAGAAGACGCCCGCCAGCTTCGTCGCGTTCGACCTGCTGGCCCTGGGCGACACGTCGTACGTCGACCGCCCTTTCGCCGAGCGGCGCGCCGCCCTGGAGCAGGCGCTGGCCGGACTGGACGGGCCCTGCCACCTGACCCGCACCACCACCGACCCGGTCGAGGCCGAGCGGTGGTTCGAGCAGTTCGAAGGCGCCGGCCTGGACGGTGTGATCGCCAAGCCGCTGGAGGCGACCTACCAGCCGAACGCCCGCACCATGATGAAGATCAAGCACTCGCGAACCGCCGACGTGGTGCTGGCCGGCTATCGCGAGCACAAGACCTCGACGCCCGAGAACCCCTTGCTGGGCTCACTCCTGCTCGGTCTCTATGCCGATGGCGAGCTGCAGCACGTGGGTGTCTCGGCCTCCTTCACCGCCGTCCGGCGTGCCGAGCTGATGGCCGAACTGCAACCGCTGGTCTGCGACATCGCCGAGCATCCGTGGGGCCGGTGGAACGAGTTCCTCACCGCGAACCCCGATCGCATCCCGGGCACCCAGTCGCGGTGGAGCGCCGGCAAGGACCTCTCCTTCACGCCGCTACGTCCCGAGCGCGTCCTGGAGGTCGGCTACGACCACATGGAGGGGCGACGGTTCCGGCACACCGCACAGTTCAAGCGCTGGCGCCCGGACCGGGAGCCGACCTCGTGCGGCTATGACCAACTCGAGGAGCCGGTGGGCTATGACCTGAGTAGGATCTTGAGCACCACTCCTGGAGGTGAGTCATGA